Part of the Streptomyces europaeiscabiei genome is shown below.
GGTTGCGGTCGCGGCCCTGTTCCAGCCGGGTGAGGTACTCGACGCTGATCCCGGCGAGGGTGGCCAGCTCGGCGCGGCGCAGGCCGGGTGCGCGGCGGCGGGGGCCGGTGGGCAGCCCCACCTCGGCCGGGGTGATGGCCTCGCGGCGGCTGCGCAGGAAGGCGGCCAACTCGTTGTCACTCACCCGTCGAACGTACAGGGTGTGCCGCCGCTGAGGGTGGCCCTCGCGCTACCACTCTCGGCCCGGCCTCCCTCACGGGTGTGGAACGCCGGATGGTGGAGACATGACTCCGAACGACGCGCCGCAGGCGCCGACCGTCTCCGCTCTGCCCCTGTCCCCCGGCCACTGGGAACTCGACCCGCTGCACTCCGCCGTGAACTTCACGATCCGGCACCTCGGGATCGCCAAGGTGCGGGGCCGGTTCGAGCAGTTCACAGCCGAGTTGCACGCCGGTGGGACGGTCGACGACGTGCGGGTGGGCGCGGAGATCGCCCTCGCCTCCCTAGACACCGGGAACCCTGACCGGGACGCGCACACACGCTCGGCCGATCTGCTCGACGTCGAGAAACGTCCGACGATGACCTTCCGCTCGACGCGGGTGCGCGGGGCGGGCGAGGAGTGGTCGATGGAAGGGGAGTTGACCATCGGGGACGTGACCCGCCCTGTGACGCTCGCCGTCGAGTTCGGCGGGCTCGTGGAC
Proteins encoded:
- a CDS encoding YceI family protein yields the protein MTPNDAPQAPTVSALPLSPGHWELDPLHSAVNFTIRHLGIAKVRGRFEQFTAELHAGGTVDDVRVGAEIALASLDTGNPDRDAHTRSADLLDVEKRPTMTFRSTRVRGAGEEWSMEGELTIGDVTRPVTLAVEFGGLVDSPGDGRRHAGFEATGEIRRSDYGLDFGAGLLGDVVKVQLDMQFVEPESQEG